A region of bacterium DNA encodes the following proteins:
- a CDS encoding CDP-alcohol phosphatidyltransferase family protein, whose translation MSAEPITHAIILAYNATSDGTQFDARYGGETILNRALVAMSKSGIKSVSILCNSSDKNRIEKQIGSVRHRLTLDYSIFESNNGLSHIIADIAGKWNQRFLLFNADILVHPTFLNQTVHMQSDCGLVCYKDVRINNHKIHFTETFTEKFKVVFEHPEKLRRFDFTKLKSLEFTEPIMSHTVTDELNLNYASDGVFSTDVLIVSPASLKSAGQYSEWDELVKKLHSMKILQLLFVKDAWWLRVYPGISDHHIKNFFWKIAFKDVSGEFSKIVNSKFSKPLSFFFARMGVAPNTLSAAQMILYVLASLLLFINAHWAIIAFAIIWQFSAGVLDRCDGETARIRNYESEGGAKFDVLVDDLRFGIPFIVLTFECYIESGFNFIFPVTAFLCIGGFLAIAFKELANMRKAGYQSRQFLAADIFRMMGQETASTKLAQKIRPFFKGDIRTFYISIIALFGVKTLVFWVLGGNIIFMGVMGLASIIQIKKLVHFKLTHKG comes from the coding sequence ATGTCAGCTGAGCCGATCACTCACGCAATTATATTGGCTTACAATGCAACCTCTGACGGCACGCAATTCGATGCCCGATATGGCGGTGAAACCATTTTGAATCGCGCGCTGGTTGCTATGTCCAAGTCTGGAATTAAAAGCGTGTCAATACTTTGTAATAGCTCTGACAAAAATCGAATCGAAAAACAAATCGGATCGGTTCGTCACCGGTTAACTCTTGACTACTCTATCTTTGAATCCAATAATGGATTATCTCATATCATTGCAGATATTGCAGGAAAGTGGAATCAGCGATTTCTATTGTTTAATGCTGATATTTTAGTGCATCCGACATTTCTCAATCAAACCGTTCACATGCAAAGCGATTGCGGCTTGGTGTGTTACAAAGATGTTCGTATTAACAATCACAAAATCCATTTTACTGAAACATTTACTGAAAAATTCAAAGTCGTTTTTGAGCATCCCGAAAAATTGCGTCGATTCGATTTTACTAAATTAAAGTCGCTTGAATTCACTGAACCGATAATGAGTCATACCGTTACGGATGAACTGAACTTAAACTATGCAAGCGATGGTGTTTTTAGTACTGATGTTCTGATAGTATCGCCTGCTTCGTTAAAATCTGCTGGACAATATTCTGAGTGGGACGAATTGGTAAAGAAGCTGCATTCTATGAAGATACTTCAATTACTATTCGTTAAAGACGCTTGGTGGTTGCGAGTTTATCCTGGTATCAGCGACCATCATATCAAGAATTTTTTCTGGAAGATTGCTTTTAAAGATGTGAGCGGTGAATTTTCAAAAATTGTCAATTCAAAATTTTCTAAGCCGCTTTCATTTTTTTTCGCACGTATGGGCGTTGCTCCCAACACCTTGAGCGCTGCGCAAATGATTTTGTATGTTTTAGCGTCACTGTTGTTGTTTATCAATGCTCACTGGGCAATCATCGCTTTTGCAATTATCTGGCAGTTTTCAGCAGGTGTGTTGGATCGGTGTGACGGTGAAACGGCACGGATCCGGAATTACGAATCAGAAGGCGGCGCTAAATTCGACGTTTTGGTTGATGACTTGCGTTTCGGAATTCCATTCATCGTCCTGACATTCGAATGTTATATTGAATCCGGCTTTAATTTTATTTTTCCAGTAACGGCATTTTTATGTATTGGCGGATTTTTGGCAATCGCTTTTAAAGAGTTAGCCAACATGCGGAAAGCCGGCTATCAAAGTCGTCAATTTCTGGCGGCTGACATTTTCAGGATGATGGGACAGGAAACAGCTTCGACTAAACTTGCTCAAAAAATTCGTCCCTTTTTCAAAGGTGATATCCGGACATTTTACATCTCCATCATTGCGCTTTTCGGTGTTAAAACACTTGTTTTTTGGGTGTTGGGAGGTAATATTATATTTATGGGAGTCATGGGGCTTGCCTCAATAATTCAGATTAAAAAATTAGTTCATTTTAAACTTACGCATAAAGGTTAG
- a CDS encoding HAD-IB family hydrolase has translation MKIAFFDIDGTLTRSSTERKFIRFLFSTHSISVWTFAWSALLFFLTRLAVSSAQWKEFKRYLKNFPSERIEYLAAECFKKFIEKDFHDDILNDLQRRRNEGYTIVLLSGSIRPLVNAIANFFKITEVICCELENIHGKYNGKIIGLHPYGLNKKILAESFCDKHGTKLQDAAAYANDYSDHYLLDSVGEAIAVFPDPKLKFLALKKNWKIIE, from the coding sequence ATGAAAATTGCTTTTTTTGATATCGATGGCACTTTAACACGCTCTTCAACTGAACGTAAATTTATACGGTTTTTGTTCTCTACCCATTCGATTTCAGTTTGGACATTTGCATGGTCGGCATTGTTATTTTTTTTAACCCGATTAGCCGTCTCTTCTGCACAATGGAAAGAATTTAAAAGATATCTTAAGAATTTTCCATCGGAAAGAATTGAATATTTAGCGGCAGAATGTTTTAAAAAATTTATAGAAAAAGATTTTCACGACGATATTCTCAATGACTTGCAAAGACGCCGTAATGAAGGCTATACAATAGTTCTTTTAAGCGGTTCGATCAGGCCGCTTGTAAACGCTATTGCTAATTTTTTTAAGATCACTGAAGTCATTTGTTGTGAATTGGAAAACATCCATGGAAAATACAATGGAAAGATTATCGGGCTTCATCCGTACGGTCTTAATAAAAAAATCCTGGCGGAATCATTTTGCGATAAACATGGTACGAAATTGCAAGATGCGGCTGCTTATGCCAATGATTACTCTGACCATTATCTTCTTGATTCAGTAGGCGAAGCAATTGCCGTATTTCCTGATCCAAAACTAAAATTTTTAGCGCTTAAAAAAAATTGGAAAATCATTGAATAG
- a CDS encoding PorV/PorQ family protein, translated as MKQRVIAITYLLLWTASVFAGEEKRGEAGFMFLHVPLGARETALGTTGLTNSSGASAIYWNPANVSSADRATFTFSYLNHFAGITSNYAAVSFPMGETGVFGLSFNYLSYGSIEKTSETNPNGGLGNYTPYDLALGFTYSKQITDRVSGGLTVKFLNSAIDQVSASAFAFDFGFTYNTGYRGLKLGFAATNIGPQSIYNGDGLVRNTTDPISGQQSFLKFGSEPFELPAAVNFGASMELYRNEQNSITGILEQNINSFQANRTNFGAEYGFQNMFFARVGYTSTLKRNRDYRTSKAATAGLTFGGGLDYKFNDDLGVTFDYGYMDVGQLDATHRFSVGIKF; from the coding sequence ATGAAACAAAGAGTTATAGCCATAACATATTTATTGTTGTGGACTGCATCAGTTTTTGCTGGTGAAGAAAAACGTGGTGAAGCAGGTTTTATGTTTCTTCACGTTCCATTGGGTGCTCGTGAGACCGCACTAGGAACAACCGGGCTTACCAATAGCAGCGGTGCAAGCGCTATTTATTGGAATCCGGCTAATGTATCGAGTGCAGACCGGGCAACTTTTACTTTTTCATATTTGAATCATTTTGCCGGTATTACATCGAACTACGCTGCAGTCAGTTTTCCTATGGGAGAAACAGGTGTGTTCGGTTTGAGTTTTAATTATTTAAGCTATGGGTCAATTGAAAAAACAAGTGAAACCAATCCGAACGGAGGTTTGGGAAATTACACACCATATGATTTAGCACTTGGATTTACTTATTCAAAGCAAATTACGGATCGTGTAAGCGGCGGTTTGACGGTGAAGTTTCTTAATTCAGCCATTGACCAAGTTTCAGCATCGGCTTTTGCGTTTGATTTTGGTTTCACCTACAATACTGGTTATCGAGGGCTTAAATTAGGCTTTGCTGCAACCAATATTGGCCCTCAATCAATATATAATGGTGATGGATTAGTGCGCAATACAACGGATCCTATTTCAGGCCAGCAATCCTTTCTAAAGTTTGGTTCTGAGCCGTTTGAGTTACCTGCGGCTGTCAATTTTGGCGCTAGTATGGAATTATATCGTAACGAACAAAATTCTATTACTGGTATTTTGGAACAAAATATAAATAGTTTTCAGGCTAACCGCACTAATTTCGGTGCCGAATACGGTTTTCAAAACATGTTTTTTGCACGTGTTGGCTATACGTCAACCCTAAAACGTAATCGCGATTATCGCACGAGCAAAGCCGCAACGGCTGGTTTGACTTTTGGCGGTGGGTTGGATTATAAATTTAATGATGATTTAGGTGTCACTTTCGATTATGGTTACATGGACGTGGGACAACTCGATGCAACTCATCGCTTTTCGGTGGGTATTAAGTTCTGA
- a CDS encoding DUF3047 domain-containing protein, with product MSIVFVNILMAIIFALIPNYEPIPENDVILIEDFSKGTTGQFPQGWGWVEGLKVKKISEAAAGQVPYVIAEENGNKFLHADDTGQAITIVSEKKWNVKKYPCLSWRWRIREFPKGANEKLKGKGDSAAGLYITYYVSFFGIPKSIKYIWSNEVPLCDTFRREGTGKATMTVVESGMGKKDVWVTETINIYEHYKKVFGEYPPDEVVGIAIRTDADGTGSRAIADYDDIKVMKSCNGQCE from the coding sequence ATGTCTATTGTATTTGTCAACATCCTTATGGCAATTATTTTTGCGCTCATCCCGAATTATGAGCCAATACCAGAAAATGATGTTATTTTGATCGAAGACTTTTCAAAAGGAACTACAGGGCAATTTCCACAGGGCTGGGGCTGGGTCGAAGGCCTTAAAGTAAAAAAAATATCCGAAGCGGCAGCGGGTCAAGTACCTTATGTCATCGCAGAGGAAAATGGAAATAAATTTCTGCATGCAGATGATACCGGACAGGCCATCACTATTGTCAGCGAAAAAAAATGGAATGTCAAAAAATATCCCTGTCTTAGTTGGCGGTGGCGTATACGGGAATTTCCAAAGGGCGCTAATGAAAAATTAAAAGGCAAAGGCGACAGCGCAGCGGGCTTATATATTACTTATTATGTTTCTTTTTTCGGAATTCCAAAAAGCATTAAATATATTTGGAGCAATGAAGTGCCATTATGCGATACGTTTCGCCGGGAAGGAACGGGTAAAGCCACTATGACCGTAGTTGAAAGCGGAATGGGAAAAAAAGATGTATGGGTAACCGAGACCATCAATATTTATGAACATTACAAAAAAGTTTTTGGAGAATATCCGCCGGACGAAGTCGTAGGTATTGCTATCCGCACTGACGCCGATGGAACCGGTTCACGCGCTATTGCCGACTATGACGATATTAAAGTCATGAAATCCTGTAATGGACAATGCGAATAA
- a CDS encoding CDP-alcohol phosphatidyltransferase family protein produces the protein MEKTKDKERVNDILLGPLERPALLWLSERMPAWVTPDVLTVIGIMATLIITGSYYLSNFEKNFLWLANFGFILNWFGDSLDGSVARFRHIERPKYGYFVDHAVDAFSSTAICIGLGISPYVGFTYGLLALIGYLLMSIYVYLSTNVTGVFKISYGKIGPTEIRVLYMSVNAVFYFVNNFSVTIGSFTIMFFDLIALVVAIALFFYFAFFTIKTISELAIIDPPGVKKS, from the coding sequence ATGGAAAAGACAAAAGACAAAGAACGAGTCAACGATATCCTTCTCGGACCGCTGGAACGTCCGGCATTGTTGTGGCTGTCAGAACGTATGCCGGCATGGGTCACTCCGGATGTATTGACGGTTATCGGCATCATGGCTACATTAATTATTACCGGAAGTTACTATTTGTCCAATTTTGAAAAAAATTTTTTATGGCTGGCTAATTTTGGTTTTATACTCAATTGGTTTGGCGATTCATTAGACGGCAGCGTTGCGCGTTTCCGGCATATTGAACGTCCGAAATACGGCTATTTCGTCGATCACGCGGTAGATGCTTTTAGTTCAACAGCTATTTGCATTGGGTTGGGAATCTCTCCGTATGTGGGTTTTACGTACGGCCTCCTAGCATTGATCGGATATTTGTTGATGTCCATTTACGTTTACTTATCGACCAACGTTACCGGAGTTTTTAAAATTTCTTACGGAAAAATCGGCCCAACAGAAATCAGAGTTCTGTATATGAGCGTGAACGCAGTATTTTATTTTGTCAACAATTTCAGCGTCACCATCGGATCATTTACCATTATGTTTTTTGACCTGATCGCACTGGTTGTTGCCATTGCATTGTTCTTTTATTTTGCCTTTTTCACAATTAAAACCATTTCCGAACTGGCGATAATCGATCCTCCTGGCGTTAAAAAATCGTAG